A genomic segment from Streptosporangium roseum DSM 43021 encodes:
- a CDS encoding helix-turn-helix domain-containing protein: MEEQRVLGGVGVAEFDERVYRLLLRQPSRRTAELAAALGVASSRVRLALRRLTEAGLLRRTGPGGYEPVSPEAALGWLVDRHRLEAEASLARVRTTVGDFAQLYHSGRMWVAPAGVVEILSGEDAVKRQMTELARSVTTELLCFDSPPYLGRPDSSHDTNESELEDTRELLARGVDIRVVYCPGSLDRPGRMETLLRLAEEGERSRFLPRLPFKLRIADRRVGLLPLVDGVYDNIALLHPSRLLDALIELFDVYWERGQPLTGDSPPADGRPAEEDLLVLRLLNSGLKDEAIGRHLGVSARTATRKIAAVVERLGVTTRFQAGVEAAARGWL, from the coding sequence GTGGAGGAGCAGCGGGTTCTCGGCGGGGTGGGGGTCGCGGAGTTCGACGAGCGGGTGTACCGGTTGCTGCTGAGGCAGCCGAGCCGCCGCACCGCCGAGCTCGCCGCCGCCCTCGGCGTCGCCTCCTCGCGGGTACGGCTCGCGCTGCGCCGGCTGACCGAGGCGGGCCTGCTGCGCAGGACCGGCCCTGGCGGCTACGAGCCGGTCTCGCCCGAGGCGGCGCTCGGCTGGCTGGTGGACAGGCACCGCCTGGAGGCGGAGGCGAGCCTGGCCAGGGTGCGCACCACGGTGGGCGATTTCGCCCAGCTCTACCACTCGGGCCGGATGTGGGTCGCGCCCGCGGGCGTGGTGGAGATCCTCTCCGGCGAGGACGCCGTCAAGCGGCAGATGACCGAGCTGGCCCGCTCGGTCACCACCGAGCTGCTCTGCTTCGACAGCCCGCCGTACCTGGGCCGCCCCGACTCCTCCCACGACACCAACGAGTCGGAGCTGGAGGACACCAGGGAACTGCTGGCCCGCGGCGTGGACATCAGGGTGGTGTACTGCCCCGGCTCGCTCGACAGGCCGGGCCGCATGGAGACCCTGCTGCGCCTGGCAGAGGAGGGCGAGCGCTCCAGGTTCCTGCCGCGCCTGCCGTTCAAGCTGCGCATCGCCGACCGGAGGGTCGGGCTGCTGCCCCTGGTGGACGGCGTCTACGACAACATCGCGCTGCTGCACCCCTCGCGGCTGCTGGACGCGCTCATCGAGCTGTTCGACGTCTACTGGGAGCGTGGCCAGCCGCTCACCGGCGACTCCCCACCGGCGGACGGCAGGCCCGCCGAGGAGGACCTGCTGGTGCTGCGGCTGCTGAACTCGGGGCTCAAGGACGAGGCCATCGGCAGGCACCTGGGCGTCAGCGCCCGCACCGCGACCAGGAAGATCGCCGCGGTCGTGGAGCGGCTCGGCGTGACCACCAGGTTCCAGGCGGGCGTGGAGGCGGCGGCGCGGGGCTGGCTCTGA
- a CDS encoding S8 family serine peptidase, with product MSRNPRVYSAMALAAALAVTSAAAPALAEPAATGTPSAYIVTLAGQPLATYGGGVDGLAATKPGKGKKVDTVSAGAKRYREHLTKRQDETARSVGATAQRHNSVASNSFVAELTPAQALKLHRTGGVVSVVQDTLRKALDDRNSSDFLGLSGDKGIWASLGGTAKAGKGIVVGVIDTGVWPENPSFAGPALGTEAPTAADPYRPYRQGTATVMKKADGSTFTGLCETGTEFTADLCNQKLVSARYFGKAWLKDNDPAATGEYASPRDRGGHGSHTAGTAAGNHAVPATANGIDFGQISGVAPGAAVSVYKALWEGPDGGTGYTSDIIEAIDQAVADGVDVINYSVGGSTESSTDDPVQLAFLAAADAGIFVATAGGNSGPDASTLDNTAPWTTTVAASTVAPYLADVRLGDGSTFRGASTTVSAPFGPNPLATSVSVKNAAASDSDAQICAEGSLDPAKAAGKVIYCVRGVTPRVDKSAEVKRAGGVGMVLGNPSDQDTGADVHAVPTVHINTPDTEKVLAYAATPGATVTLLPASSTEGAEYPQVASFSSRGPSLSNNGDLIKPDIAAPGVSILAAVAPPGNQGKDFDFYSGTSMATPHIAGLAALYLGTDPLLSPAAVKSAMMTTAYDTKTPDLFAQGSGHVDPARMLKPGLVYDAAAQDWYGYLEGLGVKTGTGAAPVATSDLNYPSIAVGALFGSRTVTRKVTALTPGVYHAAVDLPGIKTKVKPSTLVFKKAGETKEFTVSMEMTRQTGGDAIVGSLTWQGKNTAVRSPVMVTPLSAKAPAEVKGAGSNGSLTFDVTPGVSKFPVKTYGPVSADPVPGTVNPSDIWGKEVSVVVPEGAKAVSFKLIPGDPETEVGAILGYTEGGAQQGLAWVTSWEDYRAVLANPRPGKYTLFVLTFGSAETPFSTQINVVGADSGSGALTVTPDKPKVTPGTAFPLTATWSGQPDRTATGYIEYPNEAGTIVTIN from the coding sequence ATGTCCCGCAACCCCCGCGTCTACAGCGCCATGGCGCTCGCCGCCGCACTGGCGGTCACCTCCGCCGCGGCCCCGGCGCTCGCCGAACCCGCTGCGACAGGCACCCCCTCCGCCTACATCGTCACCCTCGCCGGTCAGCCGCTCGCCACCTACGGCGGCGGCGTGGACGGCCTCGCCGCCACCAAGCCGGGCAAGGGCAAGAAGGTCGACACGGTCAGCGCCGGCGCCAAGCGCTACCGCGAGCACCTGACCAAGCGCCAGGACGAGACCGCCCGCAGCGTCGGCGCGACCGCGCAGCGGCACAACTCCGTCGCCTCCAACAGCTTCGTCGCCGAGCTCACCCCCGCTCAGGCCCTCAAGCTGCACCGCACCGGCGGCGTCGTGTCCGTCGTCCAGGACACCCTGCGCAAGGCTCTGGACGACCGAAACTCCAGCGACTTCCTCGGCCTGTCAGGTGACAAGGGCATATGGGCCTCGCTCGGCGGCACCGCCAAGGCGGGCAAGGGCATCGTGGTCGGCGTCATCGACACCGGCGTCTGGCCGGAGAACCCCTCCTTCGCCGGACCCGCGCTCGGAACCGAGGCGCCCACCGCCGCCGACCCCTACCGGCCCTACCGCCAGGGCACGGCCACGGTCATGAAGAAGGCCGACGGCTCCACCTTCACCGGCCTGTGCGAGACCGGCACGGAGTTCACCGCCGATCTGTGCAATCAGAAGCTGGTGAGCGCCAGGTACTTCGGCAAGGCCTGGCTGAAGGACAACGACCCCGCCGCCACCGGCGAGTACGCCTCGCCGCGCGACCGGGGCGGGCACGGCTCCCACACCGCAGGCACCGCCGCGGGCAACCACGCCGTCCCCGCCACCGCCAACGGCATCGACTTCGGCCAGATCTCCGGCGTCGCGCCCGGAGCAGCCGTCTCCGTCTACAAGGCGCTGTGGGAAGGCCCGGACGGAGGCACCGGCTACACCTCCGACATCATCGAGGCCATCGACCAGGCCGTCGCCGACGGCGTCGACGTGATCAACTACTCTGTCGGCGGTTCGACGGAGTCCTCCACCGACGACCCGGTCCAGCTGGCCTTCCTGGCCGCCGCGGACGCCGGCATCTTCGTCGCCACCGCGGGCGGCAACTCCGGACCCGACGCCTCCACCCTGGACAACACCGCCCCGTGGACGACCACCGTCGCCGCGAGCACCGTCGCGCCCTATCTGGCCGACGTGCGGCTGGGCGACGGAAGCACCTTCCGCGGCGCCAGCACCACCGTCAGCGCGCCGTTCGGGCCCAATCCGCTGGCCACCTCGGTGTCGGTGAAGAACGCCGCCGCCTCCGACTCCGACGCCCAGATCTGCGCGGAGGGGTCGCTGGACCCGGCCAAGGCCGCCGGGAAGGTCATCTACTGCGTGCGCGGCGTCACCCCGCGCGTGGACAAGTCCGCCGAGGTCAAGCGCGCCGGCGGCGTGGGCATGGTGCTGGGAAACCCCAGTGACCAGGACACCGGCGCCGACGTGCACGCCGTACCGACCGTACACATCAACACCCCCGACACCGAGAAGGTCCTCGCCTACGCCGCCACCCCCGGCGCGACGGTGACGCTGCTCCCCGCCTCCTCCACCGAGGGCGCCGAATACCCGCAGGTCGCCAGCTTCTCCTCGCGCGGCCCCTCCCTCAGCAACAACGGCGACCTGATCAAGCCCGACATCGCCGCCCCCGGCGTGTCGATCCTCGCCGCCGTCGCGCCCCCCGGGAACCAGGGCAAGGACTTCGACTTCTACTCCGGCACCTCGATGGCCACCCCGCACATCGCCGGCCTGGCCGCCCTGTACCTGGGCACGGACCCGCTCCTGTCGCCCGCCGCCGTCAAGTCGGCGATGATGACCACCGCCTACGACACCAAGACGCCCGACCTCTTCGCGCAGGGCTCGGGTCACGTCGACCCCGCCCGCATGCTGAAGCCCGGCCTGGTCTACGACGCCGCGGCCCAGGACTGGTACGGGTACCTGGAGGGGCTGGGCGTCAAGACCGGCACCGGCGCCGCGCCCGTCGCCACCAGCGACCTGAACTACCCCAGCATCGCGGTCGGCGCCCTGTTCGGCTCACGGACCGTCACCCGCAAGGTCACGGCGCTGACCCCCGGCGTCTACCACGCGGCCGTCGACCTGCCGGGCATCAAGACCAAGGTCAAGCCCTCCACCCTGGTCTTCAAGAAGGCGGGTGAGACCAAGGAGTTCACCGTCTCCATGGAGATGACGCGCCAGACCGGCGGCGACGCCATCGTCGGCTCGCTGACCTGGCAGGGTAAGAACACCGCCGTCCGCAGCCCCGTGATGGTCACCCCGCTGAGCGCCAAGGCGCCCGCCGAGGTCAAGGGCGCGGGCTCGAACGGCTCGCTCACCTTCGACGTGACCCCCGGCGTGTCGAAGTTCCCCGTCAAGACCTACGGCCCCGTCTCCGCCGACCCGGTGCCCGGCACCGTGAACCCCAGCGACATCTGGGGCAAGGAAGTCTCCGTCGTCGTGCCCGAAGGCGCCAAGGCCGTCTCCTTCAAGCTCATCCCCGGTGACCCCGAGACGGAGGTCGGCGCCATCCTCGGCTACACCGAGGGCGGCGCGCAGCAGGGCCTGGCCTGGGTCACCTCGTGGGAGGACTACCGCGCGGTCCTGGCCAACCCCAGGCCCGGCAAGTACACCCTGTTCGTGCTCACCTTCGGGAGCGCCGAGACGCCGTTCAGCACGCAGATCAACGTCGTGGGCGCCGACTCCGGGTCCGGCGCGCTGACGGTGACGCCCGACAAGCCGAAGGTCACGCCGGGAACGGCGTTCCCGCTGACGGCCACCTGGTCCGGCCAGCCTGACCGGACGGCGACCGGCTACATCGAGTACCCCAACGAGGCCGGCACGATCGTGACGATCAACTGA
- a CDS encoding epoxide hydrolase family protein, with the protein MAKINPFRIDIPQADLDDLRDRLARTRWPDELPGTGWSYGVPSSYAKELAEYWRTAYDWRRQEAALNEYPQFTTEIDGQNIHFLHVRSPEPGALPLILTHGWPGSIAEFMKVIGPLTDPRAHGGDPADAFHVVAPSLPGFGFSGPTRETGWNLRRVARAWAELMSRLGYDRYGAQGGDTGSVVSPELGRVAPDSVIGVHVNGALGFPTFEPDELEGLSEAEQARLAVYSDGDRSGYAMIQATRPQTLAFGLHDSPAGQLTWIVEKFKEWTDPAHDLPEEAVDRDQMLTDVTIYWLTGTAGSSARLYKEGAADWGRPSEKSDVPTGVAVFPGDPGIRRVAEREHNVVHWSEFDRGGHFAAMEAPDLLVTDIRAFFRLVR; encoded by the coding sequence ATGGCGAAAATCAACCCGTTCCGCATCGACATCCCGCAGGCCGACCTGGACGACCTCCGCGACCGCCTGGCCCGTACCCGCTGGCCGGACGAGCTGCCCGGCACCGGCTGGTCGTACGGCGTCCCGTCCTCGTACGCGAAGGAGCTGGCCGAATACTGGCGGACGGCGTACGACTGGCGGAGGCAGGAGGCGGCGCTCAATGAGTACCCGCAGTTCACCACCGAGATCGACGGCCAGAACATCCACTTCCTGCACGTCCGCTCTCCCGAGCCGGGCGCGCTTCCGCTGATCCTCACGCACGGCTGGCCCGGTTCGATCGCCGAGTTCATGAAGGTCATCGGCCCGCTCACCGACCCCCGCGCCCACGGCGGCGACCCGGCCGACGCCTTCCATGTGGTGGCGCCCTCCCTCCCCGGCTTCGGGTTCTCCGGCCCCACCCGCGAGACCGGCTGGAACCTGCGCCGGGTGGCCCGCGCCTGGGCCGAGCTGATGAGCCGCCTCGGCTACGACCGGTACGGCGCCCAGGGAGGCGACACCGGCTCGGTGGTCTCTCCCGAGCTCGGCCGCGTCGCCCCGGACAGCGTCATCGGCGTCCACGTCAACGGCGCTCTGGGCTTCCCGACCTTCGAGCCCGACGAGCTGGAGGGCCTCTCGGAGGCGGAGCAGGCCCGGCTGGCCGTCTACTCGGACGGGGACCGCTCGGGCTACGCCATGATCCAGGCCACCCGCCCGCAAACGCTGGCCTTCGGCCTGCACGACTCTCCCGCCGGTCAGCTGACCTGGATCGTGGAGAAGTTCAAGGAGTGGACCGACCCCGCTCACGACCTCCCCGAAGAGGCGGTGGACCGCGACCAGATGCTCACCGACGTCACCATCTACTGGCTCACCGGCACCGCGGGGTCGTCCGCCCGCCTCTACAAGGAGGGCGCGGCCGACTGGGGCCGGCCGAGCGAGAAGTCAGATGTTCCCACCGGGGTGGCGGTCTTCCCGGGCGACCCCGGGATCCGCCGCGTCGCCGAACGCGAGCACAACGTGGTCCACTGGTCGGAGTTCGACCGAGGCGGCCACTTCGCCGCGATGGAAGCACCGGACCTGCTGGTCACCGATATCCGAGCGTTCTTCCGGCTGGTCCGCTGA
- a CDS encoding TIGR03619 family F420-dependent LLM class oxidoreductase: MDLPRVGVSLPHVGPYAGPDAVVAVAQATERLGFHAVSASERLLTPAGPHWSNDAGLPESYAWDSLEMLTWAAAHTRRIRVCTSILNSIFQSPVILARRLATLDQLSRGRLDVGIGQGGGTREPPFYIPEEFIAAGVPASRRGAGFVEHVAAMRACWGPDPVEFHGEHYRIPPSLVGPKPWGSTIPLLIGATARRTIERAARIGDGFVTVGVDWDDTRAQVRWYREAGGTGTVVVNTIPVPPGAPVSPTVFTDAVLSDLDRIAAVGADEMHIALHLLPARPEQQVELLEALAAKLGLPTSSAAP; the protein is encoded by the coding sequence GAACGGCTCGGATTCCACGCCGTGTCCGCCAGCGAACGGCTGCTGACCCCCGCCGGACCGCACTGGAGCAACGACGCGGGCCTGCCGGAGTCTTATGCCTGGGACTCGCTGGAAATGCTGACCTGGGCGGCCGCGCACACCCGGCGGATCCGCGTGTGCACCAGCATCCTGAACTCGATCTTCCAGTCGCCCGTCATCCTGGCCCGCAGGCTCGCCACGCTCGACCAGCTGTCTCGGGGGCGGCTGGACGTCGGCATCGGTCAAGGCGGCGGCACCCGGGAACCGCCGTTCTACATCCCCGAGGAGTTCATCGCGGCGGGCGTGCCGGCCAGCCGCAGAGGCGCCGGATTCGTCGAGCACGTGGCCGCGATGCGGGCCTGCTGGGGTCCCGACCCGGTCGAGTTCCACGGCGAGCACTACCGGATTCCGCCGTCCCTGGTCGGCCCGAAGCCGTGGGGCAGCACCATTCCCCTGCTCATCGGCGCGACGGCCCGCCGCACCATCGAACGGGCGGCCCGCATCGGGGACGGTTTCGTCACCGTCGGGGTCGACTGGGACGACACCCGTGCACAGGTCCGCTGGTACCGAGAGGCCGGCGGCACCGGCACCGTCGTGGTGAACACGATCCCGGTCCCTCCCGGCGCCCCGGTTTCTCCCACCGTCTTCACCGACGCCGTGCTGAGCGACCTCGACCGCATCGCGGCCGTCGGCGCCGACGAGATGCACATCGCGCTCCATCTTCTGCCCGCCCGCCCGGAGCAGCAGGTCGAGCTGCTGGAAGCGCTCGCGGCCAAGCTCGGCCTGCCCACGTCCTCGGCGGCGCCGTAG